The following nucleotide sequence is from Ahniella affigens.
CTACTATCTACTGATTCTGACGGTTCTGACCTGGTCAGTGCGGCAGTTTAACTGGTCTTGGCTGACCCGACTGTCTTGGCTCCGTCGGGAATCGTTTTGGCAGTGGGGATTACCGTGCCTGCTGATTCCGGCACTGGCTTCCGTGTCCGCGCCGCATCCGGCGCCGGAGTCGCTCTTGCCGAATTTTTGGGCGCTGACGTTCTTTGGCGCGTTCTACGTACTGGGATTCTGGATGGCGACGTCGAATCCGATACGCGTAGCGATCGAATCAAGGTCAATCCGAAGCTTCCTACTGATCATTCCGGCCTATGCGGCGTTTTTGCTGCTGGTTCAAGAACGCATTGACTGGCTGGGAACCCAGGATTGGACAGAACCGATGTCGCTCAGTCGCGATTGGCGAATATGGCCCATCGCCGCGCTGGAGGCCTACTTGAGCGTTTGGACGAGCGTGTGCCTCCTAAATGCGGCAGCGCGTTGGTTGTCGCGTCCGTCCTTCATACTCAGCTATCTGTCGGAGGCTTCGTATTGGACGTATGTGGTGCACCTGCCAATTCTGTTCGCGATTCAATACCGGTTGCTGGACCTGGAATGGCCTGCTGTCGGCAAGTTTGCGTTGGCGGTGGCGCTGACATTGTCCTTTAGTCTGGTGAGCTATGCCGTGCTGGTTCGACATACGCCGTTAGCGCGCATTTTCGGTGTGGTGAAGCGATCTGACGATCGTGGTGTGGCGTTAGCCGCGTCCCGCACGACCAGTATTCCGCAGAAAACATGATTGCGCGGCTGCTGTTCCAGGAGCTCTGGCCGCAGATTGCGCGCAACGGGCGTGGCGGCGGCTACTACGTTTTATGGTGACGGGTTATTCTTGCCACCTTGCTGCGGTTGGCAGCTCGTGCTGAGTCCCGATGTCGACCTTGACGCTGGTGTTGGATTGTCATGATGAACTGCCCGGTATCGATCCTTCGGACTGGCAACTGTTGAGTGCTGACGAGCGGCACAAGGCCAATCGATTCGTGTTTGATCGCGATCGTCAGCAGTCCATTCGCGCTGCCGCCGGACTTCGGCGGGCGCTCGCTGCATACTGCGGTCTGCCGCCGGAGACGCTGGTTTTTCAGCGGAATGCTTATGGCAAACCATGCCTCGTGCCGGGACCGGCAAGCGCGTCGACTGCGGTGCCGCAGCCGACGACGAATTCTGTTCAACTGTCGCATTGCGAGTTCAACTTGTCGCACAGCAGTGGTGCCATTCTGATTGGTATCGCTCGGCATCCCTTGGGTGTGGATGTGGAGCACTTTGCAGGACGCCCGTTTCCCGAGTCGGTCATGAGTTCGGTGTTCACGGATCGCGAGCGCGAGATGGTCTGCAGTGACCGGTTGGGCCTGCAAATTTCGGGGTTCATGCATTGGTCGCGCAAGGAGGCGGTCATCAAAGCAGATGGCCGCGGCATGAGCCTCAATCCAGCGGGGTTTGATATTCGAGTTGAACCATTGCCGGCGCAGTCGGCCGAGTTGGCACGCGACTGCTGGCGTTGCGACATTGACGGCCAGTCGTACTTTGGTGCGACCGTTGCGTTGCGAAAAGGGTGGGTGTGCGCCATTGCCTGCCGCAATCAGGCCGACCGCGACCGCGCGCTATGGCTTTGGGACCGCTGGTAGCGTTCGCGTAGCCCCGCGCTGTTCGCGGCGCTGGAAGGTAGCTTGACACCACCCTCCAGTGCGCTTGCCGATGCACCGCGTTGCCGCACCAGATCAGGCCTGGCGCAAGGCTTCCGTAATGTGCATTCGCGCCGCACGAATCGCTGGGAACGATCCACCAATCAAGCCAATCCCCAAAGCCCACTTCATGCCCGTCCAGAGCAGTTCTGGGGTTACCCTGAACTGGAACACGATCTGGCTGAAATTCTCCGACAGTGTCGACACGCTATAGCCGTTGAAGAACACCCAGGCGAGTGCGGCGCCAAGGACACCACCAGCGGCGGCGAGCACCATCGTCTCGATCATGATGGCAACGACGACTGGCAGTCCTTTGAAGCCCAACGCGCGCAGCGTTCCGATTTCCCGGGCGCGGCCGGCCACGGCCGCGTACATCGTGTTCAGCGCACCAAACACCGCGCCGAACGCCATGATGGCGCCAATGATAGTGCCGAGCGCCGTGATGAGTTGGGTCAGGCCCTCGGACTGCTTGACGAAGTAGTTGCGCGTGGTCTCAGCATCCAGCTTGAGACGCGGATCGTCATCCAAGGCTGCCTTGAGCTGGGCCAGGCCTTCGGCGCCCGTCAGTTTCACGGTCACTGACTGGTACGCTTGGCGACCGTAGGCCGCCGCGAGCGTGGTGGCGTCCGCCCATAGTTCGGAGTCGTGAGCATTCCCCGACTGGAAGATGCCGACGACAGTCCAGTCCTGATTGCTGAGTTCGACGACATTCCCAAGCTCCAGGCCTTGGAATTCATCGCTGGCGCCTTTGCCAACCACCAGTTCGCGCTTGCCTGTTTCAAAGCGTCGACCGGCAATCAGGTTGATGTGGGGGCGAATCGTCCAGGATGATTCGGCAACCCCGCGAATCTGCGCGTTTGCCTCAAGGCCATCACTTTTCTTGAAGAACGTCGCAATCTGCGACATCTCGGCACTGATCAAGGCCTGATTCCCGGTATCGCGTGCGATGCCCGGCAACGACGAAATCAACGCAACTTGTTCGCGCGTCACAACCGAGTTCACTTCGACTCGGGAGCCGCCGCGGAGAATGATGGCGTTGTCATCGGACCCACTCGGCGCCAGGGTTTGTCGGAAGCCTTCGGACATGGCCAACATGGCCACCAGCACGCCGACCACGCCTGCGATGCCCACGACGATGACCGACGAGATCCCGATTCGTTGCGGCAACGTGGAGAGCCCAATCTGCGTGATCGCCCAGGTCTGCCGGCCCATGCGGGTGAGGCCAAGCCAGAGCGCGACCAGTGCCAGCAAGCCCACGGCGAAAGTCCAAGGCAAGATGACCCAGATTGCAAGTAGCATGATCAGGATCAACAAGATCGCAACCTTGATCAGAAATTCTTTGAGTCGATTCATAATTTCCTCAACGTCCGGCGAGCGCGTCGACGATATTCAGCCTGAGCGCGCGCAGGGCGGGCGCCAGACCAACGATGATGCCAATCAACAGGCTGAGCAAAATAGCCGCCGCCCAGGTTTGCGCGGGCACCGATGGCAGCTGGATGATGCCGCCACTGTTGGCGCTGATACCCGGCATCATGGCGCTGGCGACGCCGACACCGATGGCCGCGCCCAGCACAACAATCAGGCAAGACTCGAGCAGCACCAGGGACATGACGGTCACATCGCTAAAACCAATGGTCTTCAGAATCGCCAACTCCGGGATCCGCTCGCGAACCGCTTGGGTCATGGTGCTACCCGTCAGCAGCATCAGCGTGAAAAACACCGCGCCCATGATCAGGGTGACGATCAGTCCGACATCCGCGAACTGTTTGGCGAATGCTTGGTTGAAGGCCTGCTCAGTTTGCGTCCGGGTCTCGCGGTCTGAATTCTCCGAGAGCTTGTCGATCGCTTTGCCGACGACCACTGCATCTTTGTTGGCATCGAGTTCAACGATGATCCAGCCGACCTGATTCTTGATGTAGTCGTTGGCTTCGTCGAAATACTTCCAGTGAAACATCAGCTGGTTTTCCTCACCTTTTCGCTTCTCGTCTTTGATGCGAAAGATACCGGTCAAGGTCATCGGCCAGTTGTTGCTGCCCTTTTGTGGAAAGATCGTCGCTTGCAACGGAATCACGTCGCCCACTTTCAAATTGAAGCGCTGGGCCAGTGATTCGCCAACGATCGCACCGGTCTGATTACCTTCAAAGCGCGCCCGATCCTCAGCCGACATCTCGTATTCCGGGTACAGGTCCAAGTAGCCCGGACCAATCGCGAAATTTGGGAAGAACTGCCGATTGTCCTTCAGCACGCCGCCAAACCAGGAGGCATAGCCGATGCGCTTCACGCCATCGACGGTCTCGATCTGACTCAGCAGACTGAACGGCAATGACTGGGTGATCGACAGCCGCGACGAGACCACCATGCGGTTCGCGCCAGCCACGGCGCCACCGGCGTCAAACGCCACGCGGACCGAATCGAGCATGCCAAACAGCAAGAACGCGGTGACCACCGAGAACAGCGTCAAGAACGTACGCGTCTTGCTTCTGAGCAATGACGCCCAGATCAAGTGGACGTATTTCATGCGGCCTCCGCGTCGTTCACGCCTACCAGTGTGCCTTTGTCCAGATGGACGGTGCGGTTCGCGTATTCAGCGGCCTTGGGATCATGAGTGACCATGACAATGGTCTTGCCGTGCTCACGATTCAGGAGCTGCAGCAGACTCAGGATTTCCTCGGCCGATTGGCGGTCGAGATCACCCGTGGGCTCATCGCAGATCAGCAGCGTGGGGTCGGACACAATGGCGCGAGCGATCGACACGCGCTGTTGTTGACCGCCCGAAAGCTCCGAGGGCAGGTGCTTGCTGCGGTCGGCCAGACCGACCAGGGCCAATGCGATCTCGGCGTTGCGACGGCGTTCCGATGCACTCAGATTGGTCAGCAACAGTGGCAACTCGACGTTCCGCTGCGCGCTTAAGGTCGGCAAGAGATTATAGAACTGGAACACGAATCCGACATTCCGGCTACGCCAGTTGGATAATTTGTTGGAACTCAACGCGTCGATGCGCTGGCCGCCCACATTGATCTCGCCACTGCTTGGCGAGTCCAGGCCGCCAATCAGATTCAGCAATGTGGTCTTGCCAGAACCAGAGGGGCCCATCAACGCGACAAAGTCGCCCTTCGGGATCGTGAGATCAATGCCGTGCAGAACTTCGATTTTCTGCGTGCCGCGCTGATACGACTTCTTGATGCTACGGAGGGAAACCAGTGCGTCCATGTTTGTCTCCAGACTCTGAAGGGGAGGGGAAATTCGGGGCAGTACAGGAAAAGGCTGCATGGGGGATGCGACGAGTCAGGGCGACTTGGCTTGCGGGGCCGCCAAGCTGCCGTTGGTGAGGCCTTCGGGTGGGTCGACGATGACCGTCTCGCCGCCGTTCAGTCCGGCGCTGACTTCCACGTCATCGCCGATACGGCGGGCAATTTTGACTTCAGTCTGAGTGGCTCGACCATCTTGCAACGTGAAGACAACGTCCTTGCCATCGCGCTGTACGACAGCACCACCGGCGACCATGACGCCCCGGTCGACCAGAACTTTTTTCGTCTCGATCTCGGGCTCCAGGAAGCTGACGCGCACGCCCATGTCGGGCACAACGCGGTCGTCTTTTTCCTTGAACCCGATTCGAACCTTGACTGTGGCCTTCCCCCGGTCGGCGGCCGGAATCGTGGCGATCACGGCGGCGGGAATTCGCCAATCGGGGTAGGCATTCAATACGGCTTCGACTGGCATGCCGGCGGTCACCCGACCGATGTATGCCTCGCCGACATCGACTTCGATTTCCAGCGAGTCCATGTCGACGATGGTGCCGATGCCAGTGCGCGTAAAGCCGCCACCGGCGGAAAGCGGCGACACGATTTCACCAGGCTGGGCTGCGCGCGCAATCACGACACCCGCAAACGGCGCCCGCACGATGGTGTTGTCGAGGCCGTTCTCGGCGATTCGCAGTTGGTCCTGGGCGACTTTCGCATTTTGCTCGGAGTCGATCAGCTGCGCGCGCAGACTGTCGCGGGCGGCAA
It contains:
- a CDS encoding acyltransferase family protein, with the protein product MINTEKVAVAPGRRRDLEQLRALAMLTGVVFHAGLAYSAWAHPFMPTADRQHSVWVDVLLWLPHLCRMPVFFVIAGFAAATLIARQGTGALIRNRSLRILLPCLVLVPVNHLTMQWLLAEAMTRVVHRPPLLDWLGTHSEASAMLAMPGTGHLWFLYYLLILTVLTWSVRQFNWSWLTRLSWLRRESFWQWGLPCLLIPALASVSAPHPAPESLLPNFWALTFFGAFYVLGFWMATSNPIRVAIESRSIRSFLLIIPAYAAFLLLVQERIDWLGTQDWTEPMSLSRDWRIWPIAALEAYLSVWTSVCLLNAAARWLSRPSFILSYLSEASYWTYVVHLPILFAIQYRLLDLEWPAVGKFALAVALTLSFSLVSYAVLVRHTPLARIFGVVKRSDDRGVALAASRTTSIPQKT
- a CDS encoding 4'-phosphopantetheinyl transferase family protein; the encoded protein is MSTLTLVLDCHDELPGIDPSDWQLLSADERHKANRFVFDRDRQQSIRAAAGLRRALAAYCGLPPETLVFQRNAYGKPCLVPGPASASTAVPQPTTNSVQLSHCEFNLSHSSGAILIGIARHPLGVDVEHFAGRPFPESVMSSVFTDREREMVCSDRLGLQISGFMHWSRKEAVIKADGRGMSLNPAGFDIRVEPLPAQSAELARDCWRCDIDGQSYFGATVALRKGWVCAIACRNQADRDRALWLWDRW
- a CDS encoding ABC transporter ATP-binding protein, which gives rise to MDALVSLRSIKKSYQRGTQKIEVLHGIDLTIPKGDFVALMGPSGSGKTTLLNLIGGLDSPSSGEINVGGQRIDALSSNKLSNWRSRNVGFVFQFYNLLPTLSAQRNVELPLLLTNLSASERRRNAEIALALVGLADRSKHLPSELSGGQQQRVSIARAIVSDPTLLICDEPTGDLDRQSAEEILSLLQLLNREHGKTIVMVTHDPKAAEYANRTVHLDKGTLVGVNDAEAA
- a CDS encoding ABC transporter permease, producing MNRLKEFLIKVAILLILIMLLAIWVILPWTFAVGLLALVALWLGLTRMGRQTWAITQIGLSTLPQRIGISSVIVVGIAGVVGVLVAMLAMSEGFRQTLAPSGSDDNAIILRGGSRVEVNSVVTREQVALISSLPGIARDTGNQALISAEMSQIATFFKKSDGLEANAQIRGVAESSWTIRPHINLIAGRRFETGKRELVVGKGASDEFQGLELGNVVELSNQDWTVVGIFQSGNAHDSELWADATTLAAAYGRQAYQSVTVKLTGAEGLAQLKAALDDDPRLKLDAETTRNYFVKQSEGLTQLITALGTIIGAIMAFGAVFGALNTMYAAVAGRAREIGTLRALGFKGLPVVVAIMIETMVLAAAGGVLGAALAWVFFNGYSVSTLSENFSQIVFQFRVTPELLWTGMKWALGIGLIGGSFPAIRAARMHITEALRQA
- a CDS encoding ABC transporter permease, which gives rise to MKYVHLIWASLLRSKTRTFLTLFSVVTAFLLFGMLDSVRVAFDAGGAVAGANRMVVSSRLSITQSLPFSLLSQIETVDGVKRIGYASWFGGVLKDNRQFFPNFAIGPGYLDLYPEYEMSAEDRARFEGNQTGAIVGESLAQRFNLKVGDVIPLQATIFPQKGSNNWPMTLTGIFRIKDEKRKGEENQLMFHWKYFDEANDYIKNQVGWIIVELDANKDAVVVGKAIDKLSENSDRETRTQTEQAFNQAFAKQFADVGLIVTLIMGAVFFTLMLLTGSTMTQAVRERIPELAILKTIGFSDVTVMSLVLLESCLIVVLGAAIGVGVASAMMPGISANSGGIIQLPSVPAQTWAAAILLSLLIGIIVGLAPALRALRLNIVDALAGR
- a CDS encoding efflux RND transporter periplasmic adaptor subunit, with protein sequence MQDSRELLKELKINRNDDDQGWSPTLKWGLGIGLLAAVAVGAFLYLRESAVPVQTALAVKLGTNASGGNASVLDATGYVVARRMATVSSKITGRVREVLIQEGMRIEQDQVMATLDPIDAEAQLNLSRSQLAAARSLSGSVRAQLVQAEANAKRVSALFDKRLVARSLLDEAIAARDSLRAQLIDSEQNAKVAQDQLRIAENGLDNTIVRAPFAGVVIARAAQPGEIVSPLSAGGGFTRTGIGTIVDMDSLEIEVDVGEAYIGRVTAGMPVEAVLNAYPDWRIPAAVIATIPAADRGKATVKVRIGFKEKDDRVVPDMGVRVSFLEPEIETKKVLVDRGVMVAGGAVVQRDGKDVVFTLQDGRATQTEVKIARRIGDDVEVSAGLNGGETVIVDPPEGLTNGSLAAPQAKSP